The DNA region AACTGCGCTCGCTCTTCGACGTGCACGTCTTCGGCCCGGCCGCCCTGACCCGCGCCGTCCTGCCCCACATGCGGGCCCGCCGCTCCGGCGCGATCGTGCAGCTCAGCAGCGTCGGCGGCCAGGGCTCGCTGCCCGGCTTCGGCGCGTACAGCGCGACGAAGTTCGCCCTGGAGGGCATGTCGGAGGCGCTCGCCGCCGAGGTCAAGCCGCTCGGCATCCACGTCCTGATCGTCGAGCCCGGCGCCTTCCGCACGTCCCTCTTCGGCGGCGGCAAGAGCCTCAGCGCGGACACCATCCCCGACTACGCCGACACCGTCGGCGCCACCCGCGCCTTCGTCGAGGGCGGCGACGGCACCCAGGCCGGCGACCCGGCCAAGGCCGCGGCCGCCGTCCTCACCGCCCTGAACGCCGACGAGCCGCCGCTCCGCCTCGCCCTCGGCGACGACTCCATCGACATGATCCACGCCCACCTCGACCAGGTCCGGGCCGATCTGAACGCCTGGGACAAGGTCGGCCGGGACACCAAGTTCGACGCCTAGACGCCTGGCCATGGACACGTGAAAGGGCCCGCACCCCAGGGTGCGGGCCCTCACGGGTATGCCGTACGGCCTACAGGAACGAGTTGATCTCGATCGTCTCGTCCCGGCCCGGGCCCACGCCGATCGCGGAGATCGGGGCGCCGGACATGTCCTCCAGGGCCTTCACGTACGCCTGCGCGTTCTTCGGCAGGTCGGCGAAGGTCTTGGCCTTGGTGATGTCCTCGGACCAGCCCGGGAGCATCTCGTAGACCGGCTTCGCGTGGTGGAAGTCGGTCTGCGAGTAGGGCAGCTCCTCGACGCGCTTGCCGTCGATCTCGTACGCGACACACACCGGGATCTGCTCCCAGCCGGTCAGCACGTCGAGCTTGGTGAGGAAGAAGTCGGTCAGGCCGTTCACGCGGGTCGCGTAGCGGGCGATGACCGCGTCGAACCAGCCGCAGCGGCGGTCACGGCCGGTGGTCACACCGCGCTCGCCGCCGATGCGGCGCAGCGCCTCGCCGTCCTCGTCGAAGAGCTCGGTCGGGAACGGGCCGGCGCCGACGCGGGTCGTATACGCCTTGAGGATGCCGATGACCCGGCTGATCTTCGTCGGGCCCACGCCCGCACCCGTGCAGGCACCGCCGGCGGTCGGGTTCGAGGAGGTGACGAAGGGGTACGTGCCGTGGTCGACGTCGAGCAGGGTGCCCTGGCCGCCCTCGAAGAGCACGACCTTGTCGTCGTCGAGCGCCTTGTTGAGGATCAGCGTGGTGTCGGCGACGAAGGGCTTGATCTGCTCCGCGTACTGGAGCATCTCCTCGACGATCTGCGCGGCCTCGATCGCCCGGCGGTTGTACAGCTTGGCGAGCAGCTGGTTCTTGCCCTCCAGCGCCGCCTCCACCTTCTGGGTGAGGATCGACTCGTCGTACAGGTCCTGGACCCGGATGCCGACGCGGTTGATCTTGTCGGCGTAGGTCGGGCCGATGCCGCGACCCGTGGTGCCGATCTTGCGCTTGCCGAGGAACCGTTCCGTCACCTTGTCGAGGGTGACGTTGTACGGGGTGATCAGATGGGCGTTACCGCTGATCAGGAGCTTGGAGGTGTCGACGCCGCGCTCGTTCAGCCCGCTCAGCTCGGAGAGCAGGACCGCCGGGTCGACGACGACGCCGTTTCCGATGACCGGGGTGCACCCCGGGGAGAGGATTCCGGAAGGGAGAAGGTGCAGCGCGTACTTCTGGTCGCCGACGACGACCGTGTGGCCGGCATTGTTGCCGCCCTGGTAACGCACCACGTAGTCAACGGACCCGCCGAGCAGGTCGGTGGCCTTTCCCTTGCCCTCGTCACCCCACTGAGCACCGAGCAGCACAAGTGCGGGCACAGGCGTACACCCCTTCCGGGCGGGGCAAGACCAAGGTCAGGGGGCCGACGCCGCCTCACCGGTGTGCCCCGGAATAGACGAAGCCCCTGGCGCAATAGCGCAAGGGGCTCTTGCACAAAGAGACTACCCGAGGAAGGACCGAGGTGTCGGATCACGACCAGCTGCTGGTCATCGTCGACCCGGTCGCCCGCCGAATGGACGGCGAGTCCGTACGGATCGCGAAAGATGTGCTGTCGGCGGGCGCCGAAGCGAAGATCTGCCTGCCGGACGGTCCGGAGGAATTCTCCCGGGCCCTGGCCAGGCGCGGCTCCCGGCGCCCTGTCGTCCTCGGCGACGACCGCGCGCTGCTGCGCGCCGTGACCCTGCTGCAGCGCGACCGGGACCGTGACCGGGACCCGGCGGACGGGGCCGGTACGACGGCCGTCGCGATGGTCCCGATCGGTGCGGCCGACCGGGTGACGACGGCCCGTGCGCTCGGTGTGCCGCCGGGCACGGTGGCGGCCGCGCGGGCGGTGCTCGACGGGGCGGTACGGCGGCTCGACCTGCTCGTCGACGACAGCGGCGGCCTCGTCCTCGACCGCCTCGACGTGCCGGCCTCGGGCGGCTCGGGGCCCTCGGGCGGCGGCCCCGCGCCCGCACCGCCGACCGCGCCGCCGACCGTCTGGCACACCTGCCGCTCGCTCGTCCGCACCCTGGTGCGGCCGGCGCCGGCGGTCCTCGCCGCGCCCGCCCACCGGCTGCGCGTCGAGGCGGACGGGGTGCTGCTCAGCGATCTCGACACGCCGCTCGCCGGGCTCACCGTCCGCGCCCTCGCGGGCACCCTCGCGCTGACCCTCCGCCCGCCGGGCGACGAGCCCGCCCGGACCACCACCGCCCGCACCCTGACCGTCGCGGGCCCCGACTTCCGCTACCGCGCCGACACGGCGGTCTCCGGCCCGGTCCGCCGCCGGACCTGGACGGTACGGGCGGGGGCGTGGGGGCTCACGGTGCCGCGCGAGGCGCCTCGCGCCGAGAGGCCCTAGGCCTGGCCGCCCTGGGCTCCCGCCGCCCGCTCCGCGTCCTTGCGGACGCGCCAGCGGTCCATGATCCCGGCCATCTCGTCGTGCAGGAAGGCGAAGAACTCGGCGGTCTCGGCGAGCCGGCGACCCGCCGCCGTGTCCGTGCCGAGGGTGTCGGTGCCCTCGCGCAGGATCTTCTCCCAGCGGCTGAGGACCTGGTCGCGGCGGGTGAAGGTCTCGTACCAGAGCTCGTTGTGGAGCACGTACAGGTCACGGCGGGTGCCGGGGTCGCGCTCGCGGCTGACCATGTCGACCTGGGAGAGGTAGCGGACCGCGCCGGAGACGGCCGCGGGGCTGATCTGGAGCCGTTCGGCCAGTTCCGCCGAGGTCATGGAGGCGGTCTCGGAGGAGAGCAGGGCCGCGAAGACGCGGGAGGCCATGCGCTGCATGCCGGCCGCGGTCATCTCGGCGGCGAAGCGTTCCACGAAGCGCGCGGTGGCGTCCGCCGCATCGGTCGCGTCGCCCTCGGCCGTATCCGCCGTCATGCCCTCAGTGATGCCCTCAGCCGTGCCCTCAGTCATGGCGTCCACTATCTCACCCACTTTCCATACGCTTCCTTAACTTCACAAGTTTGTGAAAGTAGCGTACGTTCTGAAGCATGACGAAGGCAATCACCGTCGCCGGACTCCACAAGGCGTTCGGGCGCACCCACGCACTGGACGGCCTCGACCTCACCGTCGAGACCGGCGAGGTCCACGGCTTCCTCGGCCCCAACGGCGCCGGGAAGTCCACCACCATCCGGGTCCTCCTCGGGCTGCTGCGCGCCGACTCCGGCGCCGCCCAGGTGCTCGGCCGGGACCCCTGGTCCGACGCCGTCGAGCTGCACAAGCGCATCGCCTACGTCCCCGGCGACGTCACCCTGTGGCGCAACCTCTCCGGCGGCGAGGTCATCGACCTCTTCGGGCGGCTGCGCGGCGGCCTCGACCGGGCCCGGCGGGCGGAGCTGATCGAGCGCTTCGAGCTCGACCCCACCAAGAAGGGCCGCACCTACTCCAAGGGCAACCGGCAGAAGGTCGCCCTCGTCGCCGCCTTCGCCTCCGACGTCGACCTGTACGTCCTCGACGAGCCGACCAGCGGCCTCGACCCGCTGATGGAGGAGGTCTTCCAGGACTGCGTCGCCGAGGCGCGCGGGCGCGGCGCGACCGTGCTGCTCTCCAGCCACATCCTCAGCGAGGTGGAGGAGCTGTGCGACCGGGTGAGCATCATCCGCCAGGGGCAGACCGTGGAGAGCGGTTCGCTCGCGGACCTGCGGCACCTCACCCGTACCAGCGTCACCGCCGAGCTCGCCGGGGCGCCCAACGGGCTCGCCCACCTGCCCGGCGTCCACGACCTCGACGTGCAGGGCAAGCGGGTCCGGCTCCAGGTCGACACCGACAAGCTCGACGCGGTGCTGCGGTCGCTGACCGAGTCGGGCGTCCGGTCCCTGACCAGCACGCCGCCCACCCTTGAGGAGCTCTTCCTCCGGCACTACAGCGACGAGGTGGCGGCGCGATGAGCACGCTCACCGTCCCGCTGACCGGGACCGGGTCCCTGACCCGGCTGGCGCTGCGCCGCGACCGGGTCATGCTGCCGATCTGGGCCGTCGTCGTCGGCGGCATGGTCGCCAGCGGCGTCGGCTCGATCCAGGCCCTGTACGACACCCCCGCCGCCCGCGCCGAGGTCGCCGGCGCGATGAGCGGCAACAGCTCCCTGCGGGCGCTGTACGGACCGGTCTTCGGCGACTCGGTCGGCGGGCTCGTGGCCTGGCGGTTCGGCGTCTTCAGCGCCACCCTCGCCGCCGTGATGAGCCTGATCATCGTCGTCCGGCACACCCGCGAGGAGGAGGAGACGGGCCGTCAGGAGATGCTCTCCGCCACCGTGGTGGGCCGCCGTGCACCACTGACGGCCGCCCTGCTCACCGCGGTGTTCGCCAACGCCCTCGTCGCCCTGATCATCACGGCCGGACTCGCCGGCCAGGGCGCGGGCGGGGCGCTCGCGCTCGGCCTCGCGGTCGGCGGGACCGGGATGCTCTTCGCCACCATGGCCGCGATCGTCGCCCAGCTCACCGAGAGCGCGCGGCTCGCGAAGGGCCTCACGGCGGGCGTCCTCGGCACCGCGTTCCTGCTGCGGGCCGCCGGCGACTCCGGGAAGTCCGACGGATCGTCCGTCCTGACCTGGCTCTCGCCGATCGGCTGGGCCGAGAACGTGCGCCCGTACGGCGGCGAGCGCTGGTGGGTGCTCCTGCTGATCGGCGCCGCCGTCCTCGTCCAGGCGGGCTTCGCGTACGCGTTGACGAACCGCCGCGATGTCGGCATGAGCTTCCTGCCGACCCGGCCCGGACCGGCCGTCGGGCGGCTCGCGACGGCCGCGGCCCTCGCCTGGCGGCTCCAGCGCGGCGGGCTGCTCGGCTGGTCGATCGGCTTCCTGGTCGCCGGGATCGCCTTCGGCGGGATGGCCTCCGGTGCGGCGGACATCGTCGGCGACAACCAGCAGGCCCGCGAGATCTTCGAGCGGATGGGCGGGCAGTCCGCGCTGGAGAGCGCGTTCCTCGCTGCGATGATCGGGATGTTCGGCATGATCGCGGCGCTGTACGCGGTGGGGTCGGTGCTGCGGCTGCACGGCGAGGAGACCTCGGGGCGGGCGGAGCCGATCCTGGCCAACGCGGTCGGCCGGGTCCGCTGGGCGGCCGGTCACCTGGTGATCGCCTTCGCGGGCGCCGTACTGATCATGGTGCTCAGCGGCGTCGGGCTCTCCCTCACCTACGGCAAGGACCTCGGCCCGATCCTGGGCGCCTGCCTGGTCCAGCTGCCCGCGGTCTGGACGCTCGCGGGGGTCGCGGTCCTGTTCCACGGCGCCTTCCCCAAGGCCGCGGTGGCCGGGTGGGCGGCGGCCGGGATCTGCCTGGTCATCGGCTGGATCGGCCCGGCCCTGAACCTGCCCCAGTCGGTCCTGAACCTCTCCCCCTTCGGGCATCTGCCGAAGCTGCCGGGCCAGGAGATGACCTGGACCCCGGTCCTGGCCCTGACCACCCTCGCGGTCGCGCTCGTCGCGGCCGGGCTCGTGGGGCTGCGCCGCCGGGACCTCATGACCTCGTGACGCCGTGACGAGCGGGCGAAGGGCCCCCGGAAACGGGGGCCCTTCGCCGCGTGATCACATCTCCACCAACAGCTCCTTGAAGCCCCGGATCACATAGCCCGGCTTCCACTCCGGCTCGGCGGCGAGCCGGAGTTCCGGCGCCTGCTTCAGCAACTCGGCGAAGACCGCGGTGAGTTCGAGGCGGGCGAGTGGGGCGCCCAGGCAGTAGTGGATGCCGGCGCCGAAGGTGATGTGCGGGTTGTCGGCGCGGGTGAGGTCGAGCGTGTCGGCGGTCGGGCCGAAGCGGGCGGGGTCGCGGTTGGCGGAGCCGAAGAGCAGGGCGACCTCGGAGCCGCGCGGGATGACGACGCCGCCGAGGTCGATGTCATCGAGGACCCAGCGCTCGAACATCTGCAGGGGCGTGTCGTAGCGCAGCAGTTCTTCCACAGCTGTGGACAACTTTTCGGGATCGGGCTCGGGGCCCGGCCCGACATCCGGCCGCACGCCCCGGCTCAGCAGCGTCCACCAGCCGTTGACCGTGGTGTTCACGGTCGCCTCGTGGCCGGCGTTGAGCAGCAGCACGCAGGTGGAGATCATCTCCTGCTCGGTCAGCTCCGGTACGGCGAGCAGCCCCGAGATCAGGTCGTCGCCCGGGGCCTTGCGGCGGCGGGCGAGGAGCTCCCGCAGGTAGTCGGAGAACTCGAGCGAGGCGCGCACCGCCCGGCGGGCCGTCTCCTCCGAGGGGTTGAGCTCGAACATCCCGCAGATGTCCGCCGACCAGGGCCGGAGCCGGGCCCGCTCCTCGTCCTCCGCCGGGATGCCGAGCATCTCGGCGATCACCGCCACGGGGAGGGGCTCCGCGACCTTGGCGAGCAGGTCGCCGCCGCCGTCCGCGACCAGACCGGCGACCAGGTCGCGGGCCAGCCGCCGTACCGTCGGCGCCAGGTCCTCCACCGTCCGCGGCGTGAACGCCTTCGACACCAGCCGCCGGATCCG from Streptomyces fradiae includes:
- a CDS encoding oxidoreductase, with product MSKVWLITGANSGFGRAFAEAAVAAGDVVVAAARRAGTLDDLVAAHPDQVHAVTLDVTDHAAVDRVVGEVAERHGRIDVLVNNAGRTHVGSVEETGDAELRSLFDVHVFGPAALTRAVLPHMRARRSGAIVQLSSVGGQGSLPGFGAYSATKFALEGMSEALAAEVKPLGIHVLIVEPGAFRTSLFGGGKSLSADTIPDYADTVGATRAFVEGGDGTQAGDPAKAAAAVLTALNADEPPLRLALGDDSIDMIHAHLDQVRADLNAWDKVGRDTKFDA
- a CDS encoding adenylosuccinate synthase; the encoded protein is MPALVLLGAQWGDEGKGKATDLLGGSVDYVVRYQGGNNAGHTVVVGDQKYALHLLPSGILSPGCTPVIGNGVVVDPAVLLSELSGLNERGVDTSKLLISGNAHLITPYNVTLDKVTERFLGKRKIGTTGRGIGPTYADKINRVGIRVQDLYDESILTQKVEAALEGKNQLLAKLYNRRAIEAAQIVEEMLQYAEQIKPFVADTTLILNKALDDDKVVLFEGGQGTLLDVDHGTYPFVTSSNPTAGGACTGAGVGPTKISRVIGILKAYTTRVGAGPFPTELFDEDGEALRRIGGERGVTTGRDRRCGWFDAVIARYATRVNGLTDFFLTKLDVLTGWEQIPVCVAYEIDGKRVEELPYSQTDFHHAKPVYEMLPGWSEDITKAKTFADLPKNAQAYVKALEDMSGAPISAIGVGPGRDETIEINSFL
- a CDS encoding diacylglycerol kinase; translation: MDGESVRIAKDVLSAGAEAKICLPDGPEEFSRALARRGSRRPVVLGDDRALLRAVTLLQRDRDRDRDPADGAGTTAVAMVPIGAADRVTTARALGVPPGTVAAARAVLDGAVRRLDLLVDDSGGLVLDRLDVPASGGSGPSGGGPAPAPPTAPPTVWHTCRSLVRTLVRPAPAVLAAPAHRLRVEADGVLLSDLDTPLAGLTVRALAGTLALTLRPPGDEPARTTTARTLTVAGPDFRYRADTAVSGPVRRRTWTVRAGAWGLTVPREAPRAERP
- a CDS encoding GbsR/MarR family transcriptional regulator is translated as MTADTAEGDATDAADATARFVERFAAEMTAAGMQRMASRVFAALLSSETASMTSAELAERLQISPAAVSGAVRYLSQVDMVSRERDPGTRRDLYVLHNELWYETFTRRDQVLSRWEKILREGTDTLGTDTAAGRRLAETAEFFAFLHDEMAGIMDRWRVRKDAERAAGAQGGQA
- a CDS encoding ATP-binding cassette domain-containing protein → MTKAITVAGLHKAFGRTHALDGLDLTVETGEVHGFLGPNGAGKSTTIRVLLGLLRADSGAAQVLGRDPWSDAVELHKRIAYVPGDVTLWRNLSGGEVIDLFGRLRGGLDRARRAELIERFELDPTKKGRTYSKGNRQKVALVAAFASDVDLYVLDEPTSGLDPLMEEVFQDCVAEARGRGATVLLSSHILSEVEELCDRVSIIRQGQTVESGSLADLRHLTRTSVTAELAGAPNGLAHLPGVHDLDVQGKRVRLQVDTDKLDAVLRSLTESGVRSLTSTPPTLEELFLRHYSDEVAAR
- a CDS encoding ABC transporter permease; the protein is MSTLTVPLTGTGSLTRLALRRDRVMLPIWAVVVGGMVASGVGSIQALYDTPAARAEVAGAMSGNSSLRALYGPVFGDSVGGLVAWRFGVFSATLAAVMSLIIVVRHTREEEETGRQEMLSATVVGRRAPLTAALLTAVFANALVALIITAGLAGQGAGGALALGLAVGGTGMLFATMAAIVAQLTESARLAKGLTAGVLGTAFLLRAAGDSGKSDGSSVLTWLSPIGWAENVRPYGGERWWVLLLIGAAVLVQAGFAYALTNRRDVGMSFLPTRPGPAVGRLATAAALAWRLQRGGLLGWSIGFLVAGIAFGGMASGAADIVGDNQQAREIFERMGGQSALESAFLAAMIGMFGMIAALYAVGSVLRLHGEETSGRAEPILANAVGRVRWAAGHLVIAFAGAVLIMVLSGVGLSLTYGKDLGPILGACLVQLPAVWTLAGVAVLFHGAFPKAAVAGWAAAGICLVIGWIGPALNLPQSVLNLSPFGHLPKLPGQEMTWTPVLALTTLAVALVAAGLVGLRRRDLMTS
- a CDS encoding cytochrome P450: MDAADAAHADFDPWSPEFVADPYPAYARLRAAGRAHWHGPTHQWLIPHYEDVSALLRDRRLGRTYTHRFTHEEFGREAPDAAHEPFHTLNDHGLLDLEGADHTRIRRLVSKAFTPRTVEDLAPTVRRLARDLVAGLVADGGGDLLAKVAEPLPVAVIAEMLGIPAEDEERARLRPWSADICGMFELNPSEETARRAVRASLEFSDYLRELLARRRKAPGDDLISGLLAVPELTEQEMISTCVLLLNAGHEATVNTTVNGWWTLLSRGVRPDVGPGPEPDPEKLSTAVEELLRYDTPLQMFERWVLDDIDLGGVVIPRGSEVALLFGSANRDPARFGPTADTLDLTRADNPHITFGAGIHYCLGAPLARLELTAVFAELLKQAPELRLAAEPEWKPGYVIRGFKELLVEM